AGGCTTGAACAAACCATGAATGCGTTAAGGATACAAGGCCTTACTTCAGGCACTGCACAAGAAAACTATAGATCCCGCTCCGCAGCTTACGCTGAACCCGCTCCTATCAACATGCCCTTTCTTCCGCGTGAATATGTACGGATTGTTCGCAAGACGATTTTAGATCCTCGCCCGCTTTCCGAGTAAGCGTCCGAATCCATTCATGCTCAAGTTGATCCTGCCAATGCCGCCGGCTGTGTGTCACAGCCGAAATAACAGCTTCACGACAGGAACCTTTTTCAGCAGCACTACAATCAGAAGAGAAAGAAACAGGACGGCCACGCCATACATAAGGTTAGCAAGCAAATTCATACTAAACGGCAGCAGTTTATAATAAGGCAGCGTAGACCAGCCGACAATCACATGAATGAAATAAATTCCCAGCGTATTCGAGCCGATAACTTTAATTCCCTGCGACAGCCGGGGATATTTGCCCTGATTATAGCGGGAGGACAATATAAAAAGACCTGCGGTAACGATAAGCGTCATCATGGTATCGTATCCGTCAAAAACCGTATCGAACACTTCCCCGTTCGACAAACTCATGATTAGCCCATATACGAGCAGCGCAATCGATGCGGACAGGATCATCCCCGTTAACACCGGAATGCCCGGCCTGCGGAAACGGTTCTTTTGCAGCTTGAACTGAAGCCAACCGCCTAAGATAAAGTATACGATCGAAAAGGCATAAAAGCCGTTGAATACATTGAACTTATTGAAAAAGTTATAGTTCTTCTCCAAATAATTGACCTTCATTACCCATTCGGCTGCATTGACGATATTGCTGAGGAGAACGTTCCCGAAAGTGAGCAGAAAAGCCATACCGAAGAAAAAGTACAGCGGCCCCTTATCTTTTTTGTCATATACCTCTTTGATCAAGGGAAACAGGATATACAGACAGACGAGCGTCTGCAGGAACCATAAATGGAATATTCTAAATTGCTTCCATTCCACCAAGGCTTTGGCAAATTGTATTGCTGTATAGCTGTCGCCTTTAATCGGAATTAGAATGGCCAGGGTGAGAATGCCCCAAACGACCGTAAGAATGCAGATCGCGATGATTTTTCGTACATGCTTGCGGAGATTATAGCTCCTGTTCAGCATCAGGGCACCGTTTACCATAAAGAACAGCGGAACCCCGGCACTGGCCAAGCCTTCTATTCCATAATTTAAATAGTTGAAAAATGAAGGGTTGCTCAGGATATCGGTAGGAAGATTATTGAAATGATAAAAACAAACCAGATAAATGGCCACCGTTTTGATCAGATCCAAATAAACCAGCCGCTCCCGGGTCCTGATTTGGGGGATGTCTTCAAGTTGGGCCGTTTGAACAGGTTTGAAAGATGCTCCAGACGCCATCCGCTCCTCACCTCGGCTTCCACAAAGTTTACGGCCTGTCCGCTCCGGCAGGCTGCTTTCCTCCATTATATCAATGGCATCTTTGTGTTAGCATTCTCCTTTTAGCTGTCTTTAAATAACTCTATGTAGGGATGCGTGAAAAGGAACAGTATGTTAAGGGTCACAGCAGCAGCTAATTTCTTCTGCATCATTCCTCTGCTGAATACACTGGGTATCAGAAGATTTAAGGAGGAGGCCAGCCGTATGCAGACATTCTATACCGTGAGACCCGGTGATTCCGTGTCGGCAATCGCCAAGAGGTGGGAAATCCCTGTCACTGCGCTCATCGCAGCGAACAATCTCCCGTCTCCCTATATCATCTACCCCGGCCAGCAGCTCTCGGTTCCGTCCGGCGTGACAACCGTTCAGGTTAAATCCGGAGACTCCATCTACTCCCTTGCCCAAGCTTACGGCGTGCCTATTGCCGTTATTATCGAAGCCAACCGGCTAAGTCCGCCATACACGATCTATATCGATCAAATACTCATAATCCCGCCGGGTGTCCCCTATTATGTGGTGCAGCCCGGGGATACATTATATGGACTTGCCGGCAGATACAACGTCACGACTAGCGGCGTCCGAAGACCGGATCTGATCCGCCAAGCGAACCGGCTGCCTTCCGACTTGATCATCGCGGGCATGCACCTTATCATACCTTACGCTCCTCCGGGCGGAGCCGGCCGGCTGGCCTTTGTTTCGAACGCTGGCGGCGCCTACGATCTCTGGCTGTACGATCCGCGGAGCGGCCGAACGACAGCGGTTGGAAGTCAGCAGGCGGATGCCCATTCCGTGCCCTATTGGTCGCCGGACAATCGCCGGATTGCTTTTATCGGAAAACAAGGGGTCCTCTTCATCCTCGACGTGCTGCAGGGAACCTTGATGCAGATTGATCAGCTTGAGCCCTATACCACCCTCTCTTGGTCCCCGGACAGCAAGCAGATCGCTTATACGAAGCAGAACCGGATCGTGCTCTATGAACTGGCCACTTTCTTCGGCAGAACGCTGTCCGTAACCGGCGCCAAGCATGTGCAGTGGTTTCCCTCCGGCGATAAGCTGTTGTTTGCGGCTCCGGATAACACCGGAACTGATCAGTTGTATGAGATTCGCGTCGACGGTACCGGCCAGCGCCAAATTACGCATGATACGTTCAGCCCTAAGAACGATGTAGAGCTCTCCCCGAACGGCTCCTATGCCCTTTTCACCTCTCCCGGCGCAAGCATTTCCATCATCTATGTCGTTGAAATCAATACAGGGAACATATCCGAGCTCACAGGAGGGCCAATAGCAAAAAATTATTTCCCGGCCTGGGCCCCAAACAGCGCCGCCATCGCCTACAGCGCAACTGATTTCGCCGAACGCAAAGGCTACTTCTCCACCATCCAAACCGAGCGTCCGCAAGGCGGGGGCCAGCAAATTCTGGCCGTCTCCGATTGTTTTGCCACTCCCGTCACCTGGTCCCCAGGCAGTGAAGCCATCGCCTACTTGTCGGGCTGCCGGGGAGCGGGACTCTCCAGCGAGATTTGGATCGTCGATATCCGTCATCCCGCACCGATTCGCGTCATTTCCGGGACCGGAGCCATCTCCTCCGTACAATGGTCCTACGGATCTATTCCAGCAGATAACTACGCCCAGTTCCGCAGCACTGTGTATCGCGTAAGCTTCCCCTACCCCGCGTCCTGGCGAGCGGTGAGCGAGACCCGGTACGAGGGCGCGGACGGTTTCTTCCAAATCTCCGCCTTGGCCAGCGATCTGCCGTTCGCCGAGTTGTGCCGCTCCGAAGCGTATCATCCGCTAATGCCCTATGGCTCTTCCCCTCGGATCGTTCCGGGACGAGTGCAAGGTCAGGAAGCCTGCTACATCTTCCCTTCCCCGGACCAAGCGCCTGAGCTTCGGCGGCAATCCGCGCTCATCGCCGTATATCCGCAGCCTGTTGTGATTAACGGCAGCACGTATCCGTACTTCATTCTCTGGGCGGATCAAGATCATATTCAAGCGATCGTGAACGGATTGCGGTTTCTTTGAGATACGCACTTTAAAGTACGTACTACCTCAAACAGCCGTATGATTGTAAACTTATAGAAATTAGCGCTACGTACAAAGGAGAAGAGAAAATGAAATATACCGGCCCCGTATACCGTCCGCCATTTGAAGCGAACTCACTATTACTGCAAGTTACTGTAGGATGCAGCCATAATGAGTGCAGCTTCTGCACCATGTATAGCGATGTTCCTTTTCAAATCGAAACGATGGAACAAATTGAACAAGATTTATGGGAAGCGAGACGAGTGTATCCTAAAGTAAACCGTATATTTTTAGTCAATGCCGACCCTTTTGCCCTGAGTGCAGACCGGCTTAAATCCATTGCTGTTAAAATCAATGAAATCCTGCCTGAAGTCGAGACTATCGCGATGTATGCCTCCGTTAATAACATAAGAAATAAATCAGATGAAGAGCTTAAAGAATTAAGAGCCTTAAAGATTAATGACCTCAATATTGGCCTGGAATCCGGTATGCCAGAGGTTGTGGAACATTTTAATAAAGGGTTTACCGTGGATGAAGCGAAAGTGCAGTTACAGCGTTTAACCGAGGCCGGAATAGACTTTAGTGTAAATATTATCATTGGAGGAGCCGGCAGCGGAAAATCACATGAAAATGCAATAGCAAACAGCAAACTGCTAAATGAAGTTAAACCCAAGCTGATCTTTATTGCCACTTTACATGTGGATCCCGGCAGCCCGCTTGATGAAGAAGTAAAAGAAGGGCTTTTTATAGAAAATACCTTGCGCCAAAATATTGAAGAGGAAATCGAAACGTTAAAAGGACTGAACCTGGACTATACCTATTTCTTCGGTCTCCATACCTCCAATATAATACCCGTTCACGGAATGCTTCCAGACAAAAAAGATGAAATGATTGCGGCTCTAAAAGAAGGCTTAAACTCAATTGGGGGCGAATATTTAGACGGTCACCTGAAAAAAGGTGTGGAAGGTAGGGTTTCAATACCTAGATAAGTTTTAAGGGTAGCGGAAGGAGATTATTAATGAAAGAATTATCGTCCAAAATTGCAAACATTGAACCGGCTAAAATCAGAAAAATGTACGATATGGCACAAGGTTTGGACAATGTGATTAGTTTTGTAATAGGCGAACCTGAATTTGATACTCCACAGCATATTATTGACGCTGCAAAAAAAGCCATGGATCACGGCCACACTCATTACACACCAAATTCCGGCATTCTTCCTCTACGTGAAGCTGTGAGCACGCATTTTAAAGATTTTGATAAAGTTAGTTACAATCCACTTGATGAAATTATGATTACCGTTGGGGGTATGCAGGGGCTTTACCTATCCCTTTTGGTCCTCACGAATCCCGGTGATGAGGTCATCGTTAGTGATCCTTGTTATACCAATTATTATGGAATGATCGAAATGAATCATGCCATTCCAGTGACGGTACCGGTGTACGAAGAAGAAGGGTTCAACTTTACGGAGAAAGGTTTAAGAGAAGCGCTAACCCCAAGATCCAAAGCCATCCTATTGAACACTCCATCGAATCCAACGGGTGCCGTGGCGGATCGTGAAACGATAGAAATGATAGCACGAATAGCAATAGAAAATGATCTATATGTGATTTTTGATGAGGTATATAAATATCTTACATATGATGAAGAAGCTTTTTTCAATATCGCTCGTATTCCCGGGATGAAAGAAAGAACCATTATTGTAGATTCCGTATCTAAATCTTACGCCATGACCGGGTGGAGAGTTGGATTCTGTCTAGGTCCGGAGCATGTCATCTCCCAAATGCAAAAAATCCAGGAATTTATGTTGTCCTGCGTGAACACTCCGGCACAATATGCAGCGATCGAAGCCCTGACGGGACCCCAAGACGCTCTTACCTACATGAATGAGCAATATAAACAGCGCAGAAAGATTATGGTCGACCGGATCAACAGCATCGATACCTTGTCCTGCCTCATGCCGAAGGGTGCATTTTACATATTCATGAATATCAAAGAAACCGGCCTAACCTCAGAAGAATTTGCAATCGAGCTTCTAAAGGATCAGCATGTCGTTTTGTCTCCTGGAGATTGTTTTGGAGCTATGGGCGAAGGTTACGTGAGACTGTCCTATGCTACCTCAGTGGAGAATATTAATGAAGGATTCGATCGAATCGAGAAGTTTGTGAAAAAATTGAGCGAGAGAAGAGTACCTAATCACCGTTAGTGCACTTGCCGTTACTCTTGCCGATGGTGGAGCTTAAAACACGTTATTCAAGATCAGGCGATATTCAATTTCCTGGTCTTTTATTTTCTCCAATCTGCTGTCCCTATTCAAAAAAGTTGGCTGCTCCCCTCTTCTGCCCAATCGCGATTAAGTTGCACTATTGGCCTCAGCATTTTTCTGAATTTCATTCATGCCCATAATTACCGCCACAAGCTCATAAGTATCCAAATAATCACTCTGATTGTTCAGAACATAAGCGTCTGAAGCAAACCAACCGTTCACTTGTTTAAAATAGGCCACAATCCTCGATTCATCGGACACTTCATATTCCTTGGAAAATGCCGGGGATGTGATGTCGTAACTTCCTCGCCCTTCGGTTTCGTATGTGAATTTCTTCGTGAACCATGCAAATCGGCTTCGCAAAACGCCTAACTGTCCCCCATCTGCATCCGTAACCTCCCATTTGCCTGAAAAAAACGGGAACCTTCCCTTGTACAGCAGCTCTCCATTGTCCCCATAAACATCGATCGCCGAGCCAAAAGCGCTTTTCAAGTCGATCTGACCGATACTTTCTCCCTGTTCATTAAGAATTTCCGTTAAACCCGCATTAAAAAAATTATCTCTAAAATAAAGCTCCATTTATCCATCGCCTCCTGGGAGTAATACGATACAAGGGATTGGGGGTCGCATATATTCACAATATTTCCAATTTTTAAAAAAATGAATGAATCTATTTTTATACCATGATAGCATTCGAAATGAATTGAATATGATTAGAGAAAGGAAGAAGAAAATATGAATATTAAAGTCGAAACTCTTCCAACATATCGCCTCGCATACGTGCGGCAAGTTGGTCCATATGGTCCTGCAAATACTCAAGCAATGGAAAAGTTAAAAAAATGGGCGGAGGAGAAAAATCTGCTCACTGAATCAGCAATAATTCTCGGAATTCCACAAGATAACCCTGAAACAACACTTCCTGAGAACTGTAAATATGATGCATGTATCGTCATTTCAAAGGATTATTCGATGGATGATTCCATTTGCGAAGGCGAACTTTCCGAGGGGCTATACGTTGTTTTCAAAGTCAAACATATAGTGGAAGATATTCAAAAAGCATGGGCGAAAAT
This region of Paenibacillus sp. URB8-2 genomic DNA includes:
- a CDS encoding acyltransferase, with translation MASGASFKPVQTAQLEDIPQIRTRERLVYLDLIKTVAIYLVCFYHFNNLPTDILSNPSFFNYLNYGIEGLASAGVPLFFMVNGALMLNRSYNLRKHVRKIIAICILTVVWGILTLAILIPIKGDSYTAIQFAKALVEWKQFRIFHLWFLQTLVCLYILFPLIKEVYDKKDKGPLYFFFGMAFLLTFGNVLLSNIVNAAEWVMKVNYLEKNYNFFNKFNVFNGFYAFSIVYFILGGWLQFKLQKNRFRRPGIPVLTGMILSASIALLVYGLIMSLSNGEVFDTVFDGYDTMMTLIVTAGLFILSSRYNQGKYPRLSQGIKVIGSNTLGIYFIHVIVGWSTLPYYKLLPFSMNLLANLMYGVAVLFLSLLIVVLLKKVPVVKLLFRL
- a CDS encoding LysM peptidoglycan-binding domain-containing protein, which translates into the protein MQTFYTVRPGDSVSAIAKRWEIPVTALIAANNLPSPYIIYPGQQLSVPSGVTTVQVKSGDSIYSLAQAYGVPIAVIIEANRLSPPYTIYIDQILIIPPGVPYYVVQPGDTLYGLAGRYNVTTSGVRRPDLIRQANRLPSDLIIAGMHLIIPYAPPGGAGRLAFVSNAGGAYDLWLYDPRSGRTTAVGSQQADAHSVPYWSPDNRRIAFIGKQGVLFILDVLQGTLMQIDQLEPYTTLSWSPDSKQIAYTKQNRIVLYELATFFGRTLSVTGAKHVQWFPSGDKLLFAAPDNTGTDQLYEIRVDGTGQRQITHDTFSPKNDVELSPNGSYALFTSPGASISIIYVVEINTGNISELTGGPIAKNYFPAWAPNSAAIAYSATDFAERKGYFSTIQTERPQGGGQQILAVSDCFATPVTWSPGSEAIAYLSGCRGAGLSSEIWIVDIRHPAPIRVISGTGAISSVQWSYGSIPADNYAQFRSTVYRVSFPYPASWRAVSETRYEGADGFFQISALASDLPFAELCRSEAYHPLMPYGSSPRIVPGRVQGQEACYIFPSPDQAPELRRQSALIAVYPQPVVINGSTYPYFILWADQDHIQAIVNGLRFL
- a CDS encoding AraC family transcriptional regulator, producing the protein MNIKVETLPTYRLAYVRQVGPYGPANTQAMEKLKKWAEEKNLLTESAIILGIPQDNPETTLPENCKYDACIVISKDYSMDDSICEGELSEGLYVVFKVKHIVEDIQKAWAKMFPALQNSGYQMDNKPILERYTGDMINHHFCEICVPVKPL
- a CDS encoding pyridoxal phosphate-dependent aminotransferase — encoded protein: MKELSSKIANIEPAKIRKMYDMAQGLDNVISFVIGEPEFDTPQHIIDAAKKAMDHGHTHYTPNSGILPLREAVSTHFKDFDKVSYNPLDEIMITVGGMQGLYLSLLVLTNPGDEVIVSDPCYTNYYGMIEMNHAIPVTVPVYEEEGFNFTEKGLREALTPRSKAILLNTPSNPTGAVADRETIEMIARIAIENDLYVIFDEVYKYLTYDEEAFFNIARIPGMKERTIIVDSVSKSYAMTGWRVGFCLGPEHVISQMQKIQEFMLSCVNTPAQYAAIEALTGPQDALTYMNEQYKQRRKIMVDRINSIDTLSCLMPKGAFYIFMNIKETGLTSEEFAIELLKDQHVVLSPGDCFGAMGEGYVRLSYATSVENINEGFDRIEKFVKKLSERRVPNHR
- a CDS encoding radical SAM protein, with translation MKYTGPVYRPPFEANSLLLQVTVGCSHNECSFCTMYSDVPFQIETMEQIEQDLWEARRVYPKVNRIFLVNADPFALSADRLKSIAVKINEILPEVETIAMYASVNNIRNKSDEELKELRALKINDLNIGLESGMPEVVEHFNKGFTVDEAKVQLQRLTEAGIDFSVNIIIGGAGSGKSHENAIANSKLLNEVKPKLIFIATLHVDPGSPLDEEVKEGLFIENTLRQNIEEEIETLKGLNLDYTYFFGLHTSNIIPVHGMLPDKKDEMIAALKEGLNSIGGEYLDGHLKKGVEGRVSIPR